Within the Acidimicrobiales bacterium genome, the region CGGGCTGTCGGCCGAAGTGCTAGACACCGTGCTCGCCACCCTCGCGGAGTTGCGGGCTGCAGGGGTGGCGATCGTGGTGGTGGAACAGTCGATCAGCACGGCGATGGACCTCGCCGATAACGCGCTGTTTCTCGAAAGCGGGCGCGTGCGCTACTCGGGGCCCGCGGCCGCGTTGCGCGAGCACCCGGAGTTGTTCGCCAGCGTGGCCTTCGGCGCCGGCGGCGCGGCCACGGGCGGCGGCTCGGAGATCGCCCGGGCGCAGCGGCTGTTGCACGGCGAGCGCGACGCCGTCCTCGAGGTCGACCACGTGAGCGCGGCCTACGGCGACGTGCGCGTCGTCGACGACGTCGCCTTCGACGTGACCGCCGGTGAAGTCGTCGGCATTCTCGGCCCGAACGGGGCGGGCAAGACGAGCCTGTTCGACTGCCTGACCGGCGAGCTGCCGCTGGCCGGCGGGGCGGTGCGGTTGCTCGGTACCGACATCACAACACTGGCTCCGCATCGTCGCGCCGCCCTCGGCCTGATGCGGTCGTATCAGAACGTGCGGCTGTTCCCGTCGCTGACCGTGCGCGACTGCATCGCCGTCGCCCTCGAGACGCGCCTTACCACGAAGAGCTCGGTGTTCGCCGGCCTGTGGCTGCCGCCGGCGCGCGCCGAGGAGCGCCGCGTCGACGAGCGCGTCGACGGCCTCCTCGAGTTGCTCGGCCTCGAATCCTCGGCCGACACGCCGGTGGGCGCGCTGTCGCTCGGCGCCCGGCGCATGGTCGACCTCGCATGCCAGCTGGCAGCGCGCCCCAAGGTGCTGCTGCTCGACGAGCCGGCGTCGGGCCTCGCCCACGGCGAGATCGACGTGCTCGGCCCGCTCGTCACGCGCATCTCGAGCGACCTCGACTGCGCGGTGCTGATCATCGAACACAACGTCAACGTGCTGGCGTCCGTCGCCCACCGCCTCGTCGCCATGCGCGCCGGCGCGGTGATCGCGCAGGGCCCGCCGGCCGACGTGCTCGCCGACCCCGACGTACGCGGCGCGTACTTCGGCAAAGAACTGCAGTCCGCATGAAAGGAACCCCGAAGAAGATGGCTACGACCGCTCGGGCGCTGCGCAGTACGCGCCGCGCCACCATGAACGCGCAGGCATTCCAGGAGGCGTTCGAGCGCATCGTCGACAACGCCTCGCTCGTCATCAAGGGCAAGGAAGCGGCGCTGCGCCTCGTGCTGACGGCCATGCTCGCCGACGGCCACTGCCTGCTCGAGGACATGCCCGGTACGGGCAAGACGATGATGGCCCGCGCCCTGTCGACTTCCATCGACGCCCGGGTCAGTCGCATCCAGTGCACGCCCGACTTGCTGCCCTCCGACGTGACGGGTGCCCCCGTGCTCGACGCCCGCACCGGCACCTTCACGTTCCGGGAAGGCCCGGTGTTCGCCAACGTGCTGCTCGTCGACGAGATCAACCGCGCCACGCCCAAGACGCAGTCGGCGCTGCTCGAAGCGATGCAGGAGCGCAACGTCACCATCGACGGCCACACGCATCCGCTGCCCACGCCGTTCCTCATCCTCGCCACGCAGAACCCTCTCGAGATGGCGGGCACGTTCCCGCTGCCCGAAGCGCAGCTGGACCGCTTCCTGTTGAAGCTGTCGGTCGGTTATCCCGACCGCGAGGCAGAGGGCGAGTTGCTCGACGCCAACGCGTCGAGCGAGGCGATCACGCGCCTGGGTCCGGTCTCGGCGACCGAAGAGATCATCG harbors:
- a CDS encoding MoxR family ATPase; this translates as MATTARALRSTRRATMNAQAFQEAFERIVDNASLVIKGKEAALRLVLTAMLADGHCLLEDMPGTGKTMMARALSTSIDARVSRIQCTPDLLPSDVTGAPVLDARTGTFTFREGPVFANVLLVDEINRATPKTQSALLEAMQERNVTIDGHTHPLPTPFLILATQNPLEMAGTFPLPEAQLDRFLLKLSVGYPDREAEGELLDANASSEAITRLGPVSATEEIIAMQRFTHDVELPEPVKMYIVDVCQATRTDPSLLMGASSRASISLVKACKVRAASQGRGVVLPDDVRALVNAVVEHRLILTPDAQLRDETVGAVLERILARIPVPLGVVS